Proteins found in one Muntiacus reevesi chromosome 2, mMunRee1.1, whole genome shotgun sequence genomic segment:
- the LOC136157587 gene encoding zinc finger protein 724-like, whose product MSESQRFENEGRESHDDQVERSFSEGSLFFQQETFSPYSNIYNVDNNERIFIWPPSFNGYHSTDNAEQPSLCNPTSEALSESSIFSYYNSIYDGARIYPCLEPGNHFDQYSGLMNHLRTQCSENHDEWDEYRNVFYQSSNLITDRNIHTEENNYKFSECVQVSNQSSQLTQHPSIHAKGEHGKWNKCGKVFPQLSDLNGHRKTHTGGKPNQCTECGKTFSKPSNFTRHLRTHTAEKTYKCTECGKAFTRNSNLNQHRRIHTGEKPYKCQNCGKAFNQSTALTQHQRIHTGEKPYKCQNCGKAFNKSTTLTRHQRIHTGEKPYKCRECGKAFISSSNLNRHQRIHTGEKPYKCTECGKAFIRCSHVIQHQRIHTREKPYKCTECGKAFNQSSNLNKHRRIHTREKPYKCTECGKAFNQSSNLNKHRRIHTREKPYKCTECGKAFNQSSNLNKHRRIHTGEKPYKCKE is encoded by the exons ATGTCTGAAAGCCAGCGAtttgaaaatgaaggaagagaaTCTCACGATGATCAAGTTGAGAGATCCTTTAGTGAGGGctcattatttttccaacaagAAACATTTTCTCCCTATTCCAATATCTATAATGTTGATAATAATGAGAGAATCTTTATCTGGCCACCGTCATTCAATGGGTATCATAGTACAGATAATGCGGAACAACCTTCCCTGTGTAATCCAACGAGTGAGGCCTTAAGCGAGAGCTCCATCTTCAGTTATTACAACAGTATTTATGATGGAGCCAGAATCTACCCATGCCTTGAACCTGGGAATCACTTTGACCAATACTCAGGTCTCATGAATCATCTGAGAACTCAGTGTTCAGAGAACCATGATGAATGGGATGAATATAGAAATGTCTTTTATCAAAGCTCAAATCTTATTACAGATAGGAATATCCACACGGAAGAAAACAATTACAAATTTAGTGAATGTGTTCAAGTTTCTAACCAGTCATCACAACTTACTCAACATCCGAGTATTCATGCTAAGGGGGAACACGGCAAGTGGAATAAATGTGGGAAAGTCTTTCCTCAATTATCAGATCTAAACGGACACAGGAAAACCCATACTGGAGGGAAACCTAACCAATGCACAGAATGTGGCAAAACCTTTAGCAAGCCCTCAAACTTTACTCGACATCTCAGAACTCATACTGCAGAGAAGACttacaaatgtacagaatgtggcaaagcctttactcGGAACTCAAACCTTAATCAACATAGGCGAATCCACACTGGGGAAAAACCATATAAATGTCAAAATTGTGGGAAAGCCTTTAACCAAAGTACGGCacttactcaacatcagcgaatccatactggggagaagccATATAAATGTCAGAATTGTGGGAAAGCCTTTAACAAAAGTACGACACTTACtcgacatcagcgaatccatactggggaaaaACCATACAAGTGTAGAGAATGTGGCAAAGCTTTTATCAGTTCCTCAAATCTTAAtcgacatcagagaattcatactggggagaagccttataaatgtacagaatgtggcaaagcctttatcagGTGTTCACATGTTAttcaacatcagcgaattcatacaagagagaagccttataaatgtacagaatgtggcaaagcctttaatcagagttCAAACCTTAATAAACATAGGCGAATCCATAcaagagagaagccttataaatgtacagaatgtggcaaagcctttaatcagagttCAAACCTTAATAAACATAGGCGAATCCATAcaagagagaagccttataaatgtacagaatgtggcaaagcctttaatcagagttCAAACCTTAATAAACATAG gcgaattcatactggggagaaaccatacaaatgtaaagaatga